TGCGTGCGGGGGCGGAGGGTGGGGTGGGGGCGGGGGAGGGCGGACACGCAGGTCCGCCCCTACCAGGTTGGCGCGCGGAGGGCGTGATGAAGTACGCCCCCGCCACGGTGTCCGTGGCAGGGGCGGAATTTCTCCCCCTCACCCGCCCTGCGCCCCCGCAGGCGGGGGAGGGGGCCGGGGGGAGGGGGCCCTCTGCGTCAGCGCCGCGAAACGCGGTCGACCAGCACGTCCAGGTTGTGGTTGATGCGCAGGCCGTGCACGCCGTCCGTGGCGCCCATCTGGGTGCGCGGGAACTGCGCGACGCGCGTGCCGTTCACGATCAGTGTCACGGCGGTCGCGTTCACGGCCACGGAGACGAGGTTGCTCGCGCGGCCATTGCGGTCCTGCTTGTGGATGGCGGCGTGCTCCGTCCAGTCGCGGATGTCGTGCACCTCGCTGCCGGCGCGGTGCTTCACGGCGTACTTGCCGTCGCCGCGGATCAGGAAGTAGAAGTACTCCTGGTTCCCGCTCTCCAGGTTGCGCCCGCCGTAGAAGATGCCGTACGCCTCCGGGTGCGCGGGCGCCTTGCGCTGGTTGAAACGCGCCTGCACGGTGTACACGCCGCGCGCCTCGTCCGCCGGACGGTAGAGGATCGCCGCGGGACCGGTGATGGCGTGGAACCCGCCACTCATCGGCATGAAGTGCACCTTGCTCATGTCCGAATCGGCGCGGTCCGGGCGCGCCTTCCACCCGTCGGGAAGCTGGCCGCCCTCGTGCGAGTGCTCGGCGCCCTGCTGGGCGGGCGCGTGGTTGTGCTGCGCCAGCGCGGGCGTGGCGCAGGCGAGGAGTGCGGCTGCGAACAGGATGTGGCGCATGGAGAAGCTCCGGTGCTGGGGTGCGGATCGGCGTTCTACCCCAAAGCTACGCCGCCGCGCCCGATGTGCCAAGGCGCGGCGGCGTCGGAGCGGCTCCGCGGGGGCTCAGAGCGGGAGGTGGAAGAACAGGTAGAAGCCGTTCACCATCAGCACCGTGCCCGTCATCGCCATGACCACCGCGAACCAGAGCACCTTGCGCGAGTTGGCCAGGATGGCGACCGATCCCATCACGATGGAGATCTGCAGGAGGACGCCCGAGTAGTCGAAGTTGGCGTCCTGCTCGGAGGCGCGCTCGCGGGCCTGCTCGTAGCTGCGGGCCTGCGCGGAGAGCTGCTTCTTCCCCTCGCCACGCAGCGGATCGTTGGGCGCGGCGGCATCCGGCTCGTCGTCGTAGCGCGCGATCGTCTCCTTGTACTTCGCGATCTTGGCCTCAGCCTGCGCGCGCGCCTCGGGGGAGAGCGACGGGCTCAGCGCCAGCATCGTCTCCAGATCGTCCAGCGCGAGGCGGTACGAGGTCTGGCGCACGTTCTTGGCCTGGTAGAAGCTCCAGGTGTCGCTCGCCTTGATGTTGTTGTGGACCATGTCCTCGCCCACGTTGCCCCCGCCCAGCGTCGCGATCGCCAGCAGCACGGCCATGATGGCGATGACCAGCGCCGTCACGTTGCGGAACCGGTCGTCCGAGGCGTGCTCGGCGCGCTCCTCGCGCATCTCCTCGCGAATTTCGCTGATCAGATCCGCGGCATCGGTGGCTTCCATCGCGTTCTCCTGGGGGCGTTCTGCGGATTGTGCTCTTGCTACCCGGGAGAGTAGCACGGGGAGCAAGATTGGAAGCTTCGGCTCCTCGCGCAAGTCCTTCAAACAGCGTTTCACACAGAGACGCAGAGGAAAAATCGAGGGCACAGAGGGAACTGCACCCTTTTCTTTTCTCGCTGTTTCCTCTGTGGCTCCGTGCGAGGCGGGTCACGGGCTGGCGATGGATGCGGGGGCGGATGGGTGTGCCGCATCTTGCTTGGGGGCGGCGTGGTGTCAAGCGCTCCCGCTCTCCCCTTTTCACGCGCCGCCGCTTACCTTCGCGATGCCGCGACGCTCGCGGCCGACCCCACCTCGCCCGGAGGCGACCGCGTGCCCCAGCTTCCCCAATACACCGCCACGCGGTACCTCGTCCCGCTCCGCGAGGGCGGCTCGCTCCCCGCCGTGGTTGATACGGACGGCGGCGGGATGTTCGTAGTCAAGTTCCGCGGGGCGGGGCAGGGGCCCAAGGCGCTCGTCGCCGAGCTGATCGTCGGCCTCCTGGCGCTTGAGCTGGAGCTGCCCGTCCCCGAACTGGCGCGCATCGAACTCCTCCCCGCATTCGGCCGCGCGGAGCCCGATCCCGAGATCCAGGACCTCCTCCGCGCCAGCGAGGGTCCCAACGTGGGGCTGCGCTACCTGGAAGGCGCCCTGAACTTCGACCTCGCCGCCGCCGGGCACCTGGTGAGCGCGGAGCTCGCGTCGCGCCTGGTCTGGCTCGACGCGCTGGTCACGAACCCGGATCGCAGCGCGCGCAACCCCAACCTGATGATCTGGGATGGGCGCCCCTGGCTCATCGACCACGGCGCTGCCCTCTACGCGCACCACAACTGGGCCACGGTGGACGAGGCGCGAGCCCGCGCGCCCTTTCCGCTCATCCGCGACCACATCCTCCTGCGCGCCGCCGACGGCCTGGGGGAAACCGACGCCGCCATGGCCGCGCGCCTCACCGATGACGCGCTCACCGGCGTC
This portion of the Longimicrobium sp. genome encodes:
- a CDS encoding DUF4337 domain-containing protein, producing MEATDAADLISEIREEMREERAEHASDDRFRNVTALVIAIMAVLLAIATLGGGNVGEDMVHNNIKASDTWSFYQAKNVRQTSYRLALDDLETMLALSPSLSPEARAQAEAKIAKYKETIARYDDEPDAAAPNDPLRGEGKKQLSAQARSYEQARERASEQDANFDYSGVLLQISIVMGSVAILANSRKVLWFAVVMAMTGTVLMVNGFYLFFHLPL
- a CDS encoding HipA family kinase, yielding MSSAPALPFSRAAAYLRDAATLAADPTSPGGDRVPQLPQYTATRYLVPLREGGSLPAVVDTDGGGMFVVKFRGAGQGPKALVAELIVGLLALELELPVPELARIELLPAFGRAEPDPEIQDLLRASEGPNVGLRYLEGALNFDLAAAGHLVSAELASRLVWLDALVTNPDRSARNPNLMIWDGRPWLIDHGAALYAHHNWATVDEARARAPFPLIRDHILLRAADGLGETDAAMAARLTDDALTGVLARVPDELLAGPLSSGDFDAPEAARRRYCDYLGARLRAPRAFAAEAIAARDRLLREPPRPLSARR